Genomic window (Akkermansiaceae bacterium):
TGGTCACAGCGGTAGTCGTAGTTTGGCATGGTTGTATTCGGTCGGGTTCAATTGGATACTTTTACGTCCGGCGCTGGATAACCACGGAATCCAGCATACGCAAGCAAGAAAGCCCTCATCCAACCGTATCCAAGGCTGATCATTGGCTCCGTCCTCTCACGGTGGGTGTCGTGCTTGTGACCATTTTACCCACAGAACACATCTTGACCCGTCGGAGAATGGAGTACATAGTCCCCCGCATCATCCTCTTGCAGCCATTATTACAAGTTTCCTGATAATAGACTTTTATTTTATATTACCCCCATGCACCACACCATCTACCTGACCCTCCCCTTCCTCTGCATCGCCGTGGCTCTGTTAAGCCAATGTGCCCCCTTTGACCCTTCCGGCTCCCAAGGCGCTGGCACACAGTATCTTTCCGGCTATGGCCCGCAAAACGGCCTGCCTATGTCAGCCGGCACACCGGTCTATCAACCCAAGGGATACTGGGACGGCGATGGGGTCGATGGTCCGGCGAAGATCCGGATCGTGCGCTCGGAGCAAAAAGCCTACTTTTACAAGGGAGGTGTGCTTGTCGGCGTCGCTCCGGTTTCCTCAGGAGACAAACAACACCCAACCCCGGCCGGTAGTTTCCGGGTGACCGAAAAAGACATCGA
Coding sequences:
- a CDS encoding L,D-transpeptidase family protein — its product is MHHTIYLTLPFLCIAVALLSQCAPFDPSGSQGAGTQYLSGYGPQNGLPMSAGTPVYQPKGYWDGDGVDGPAKIRIVRSEQKAYFYKGGVLVGVAPVSSGDKQHPTPAGSFRVTEKDIDHVSSAYGVIKNRATGEVVNNNADFRKDKPGPGEIAVHAPMPYFLRFNHGIGMHTGFLPGYAASHGCVRMPDHMAKKFYEHAEIGTPVIVE